Proteins co-encoded in one Parascardovia denticolens DSM 10105 = JCM 12538 genomic window:
- the fusA gene encoding elongation factor G has protein sequence MAEAQEVLKDLTHVRNIGIMAHIDAGKTTTTERILYYTGVNYKIGETHDGASTMDWMDQEKERGITITSAAITCFWNRQSHDTKDRYQVNIIDTPGHVDFTAEVERSLRVLDGAVAVFDGKEGVEPQSETVWRQADKYNVPRICFINKMDKLGADFYYSVDTIKEKLQAKPLVMQLPIGAESTFTGVVDLVRMVAYVWKDTSDLGAHYDTVDIPADLRDRAEEYRTELMENAAEANDTLMEKYLEAGELTEEEMRAGIRELTIRSEAYPVFCGSAFKDKGVQPMLDGVVDYLPSPEDVPAIKGYDIHDPAIEIDRKPSADEPFSALAFKIAAHPFYGKLVYVRVYSGTVHPGDSILNATKDKRERVGKLFQMHSNKEEPVDVATAGNIYAFIGLKNITTGDTLCDEKNPIVLESMTFPDPVIQVAVEPKTKADQEKMGIALARLSDEDPTFQVTTDEESGQTLIAGMGELQLDILIDRMRREFHVECNVGNPQVSYRETIRKPVMNVEYTHKKQTGGSGQFAKVLMNILPLDTSEGKTYEFDNLVTGGHISKEFIPSVDAGVQEAMESGILAGYPVVGVKIELTDGQMHEVDSSEMAFKIAGSMAFKEGAPKAGPVILEPIMAVEVRTPEEYMGDVIGDLNSRRGTIQSMTDATGVKVIDAKVPLSEMFGYIGDLRSRTQGRAVYSMQMDSYAEVPKNVSDEIIKAQRGE, from the coding sequence ATGGCTGAAGCACAAGAAGTGCTTAAGGACCTCACTCATGTCCGTAATATCGGCATCATGGCTCACATCGATGCCGGTAAGACCACGACCACTGAGCGTATTCTCTACTACACCGGCGTGAACTACAAGATCGGCGAAACCCATGATGGCGCTTCCACCATGGACTGGATGGATCAGGAGAAGGAACGTGGCATCACCATCACTTCCGCCGCCATCACCTGCTTCTGGAACCGTCAGTCCCATGACACCAAGGACCGTTACCAGGTCAACATCATCGACACCCCCGGCCACGTAGACTTCACCGCCGAGGTGGAGCGCTCCCTGCGCGTCCTCGATGGTGCCGTCGCCGTCTTCGATGGCAAGGAAGGCGTGGAGCCCCAGTCCGAGACCGTCTGGCGCCAGGCTGATAAGTACAACGTCCCCCGTATCTGCTTCATCAACAAGATGGATAAGCTGGGCGCTGACTTCTACTATTCCGTGGATACCATCAAGGAGAAGCTCCAGGCCAAGCCTTTGGTCATGCAGCTCCCCATCGGCGCTGAAAGCACCTTCACCGGCGTCGTCGACCTGGTCCGCATGGTCGCTTACGTCTGGAAGGACACGTCCGACCTGGGTGCCCACTACGATACCGTCGACATCCCCGCCGACCTGCGCGACCGCGCGGAGGAGTACCGCACCGAACTGATGGAGAACGCCGCCGAGGCCAACGATACCCTCATGGAGAAGTATCTGGAAGCCGGCGAGCTGACCGAAGAGGAAATGCGCGCGGGCATCCGCGAGCTGACCATCCGTTCCGAAGCCTACCCCGTCTTCTGCGGTTCCGCCTTCAAGGACAAGGGCGTGCAGCCCATGCTCGACGGCGTGGTGGATTATCTGCCCAGCCCCGAAGACGTTCCCGCCATCAAGGGGTACGACATCCATGATCCGGCCATCGAGATTGATCGCAAGCCTTCGGCTGACGAGCCCTTCTCCGCCTTGGCCTTCAAGATCGCCGCCCACCCCTTCTACGGCAAGCTGGTCTATGTGCGCGTCTACTCCGGTACCGTGCACCCTGGAGACAGTATCCTCAACGCCACCAAGGACAAGCGCGAACGCGTGGGCAAGCTCTTCCAGATGCACTCCAACAAGGAAGAGCCGGTGGATGTGGCGACCGCTGGCAACATCTACGCCTTCATCGGCCTGAAGAACATCACCACCGGTGATACCCTCTGCGATGAGAAGAACCCCATCGTCCTGGAATCCATGACCTTCCCCGATCCCGTGATCCAGGTGGCCGTGGAGCCCAAGACCAAGGCCGATCAGGAGAAGATGGGCATCGCTCTTGCCCGCCTGTCCGACGAAGATCCCACCTTCCAGGTCACCACCGACGAGGAATCCGGCCAGACTCTGATCGCCGGCATGGGCGAGCTCCAGCTCGACATCCTGATCGATCGCATGCGTCGCGAATTCCATGTGGAATGCAACGTGGGCAACCCTCAGGTTTCCTACCGCGAGACCATCCGCAAGCCTGTCATGAATGTGGAATACACCCACAAGAAGCAGACCGGTGGTTCCGGCCAGTTCGCGAAGGTCCTCATGAACATCCTGCCTTTGGACACCTCCGAAGGCAAGACCTACGAGTTCGACAACCTGGTCACCGGCGGCCACATCTCCAAGGAATTCATTCCTTCCGTGGATGCCGGCGTACAGGAAGCCATGGAATCCGGTATTCTGGCCGGATACCCGGTCGTAGGCGTGAAGATCGAGCTGACCGATGGTCAGATGCACGAAGTCGATTCGTCTGAAATGGCCTTCAAGATCGCCGGCTCCATGGCCTTCAAGGAGGGCGCCCCCAAGGCGGGCCCCGTCATCCTCGAACCCATCATGGCCGTGGAAGTCCGCACCCCTGAAGAGTACATGGGCGACGTCATCGGCGACCTGAACTCCCGTCGTGGCACCATCCAGTCCATGACCGACGCCACTGGCGTCAAAGTCATCGACGCCAAGGTGCCCCTGTCCGAGATGTTCGGCTACATCGGCGACCTGCGTTCCCGCACTCAGGGCCGCGCCGTCTACAGCATGCAGATGGACTCCTACGCGGAGGTCCCCAAGAACGTGTCCGATGAGATCATCAAGGCGCAGCGAGGCGAGTAG
- the rpsG gene encoding 30S ribosomal protein S7 — MSRKGPAKKRQLLPDPIYGSTVVAQLINKILLDGKKSIAENIVYTALEQVKAKTDQEPVAVLKRALDNIRPSLEVRSRRVGGATYQVPVEVKPARANTLALRWLTDFSRARREKTMAERLANEIMDASNGLGASVKRREDTHKMAEANKAFAHYRW, encoded by the coding sequence ATGTCACGTAAAGGACCCGCAAAAAAGCGTCAGCTCCTGCCCGATCCCATTTACGGTTCGACAGTCGTAGCTCAGCTCATCAACAAGATTCTTCTCGATGGTAAGAAGTCCATCGCCGAGAACATCGTCTACACCGCCCTTGAGCAGGTGAAGGCCAAGACCGACCAGGAGCCCGTGGCCGTTCTTAAGCGTGCTCTCGACAACATCCGTCCCAGCCTTGAGGTTCGTTCCCGTCGCGTCGGCGGCGCCACCTATCAGGTGCCTGTCGAGGTCAAGCCCGCCCGCGCCAACACCCTGGCCCTTCGCTGGTTGACCGACTTCTCCCGCGCCCGTCGCGAGAAGACCATGGCCGAGCGCCTGGCGAACGAGATCATGGATGCTTCCAACGGTCTCGGCGCCTCCGTCAAGCGTCGCGAAGATACCCACAAGATGGCAGAGGCCAACAAGGCCTTCGCCCATTATCGTTGGTAA
- the rpsL gene encoding 30S ribosomal protein S12, whose translation MPTIEQLVRKGRKPKPKKSKVLALKGSPLRRGVCTRVYTTTPKKPNSALRKVARVRLSSGVEVTAYIPGEGHNLQEHSIVLVRGGRVKDLPGVRYHIVRGALDTQGVKDRKQGRSLYGAKKAK comes from the coding sequence TTGCCTACTATTGAACAGCTGGTCCGTAAAGGACGCAAGCCGAAGCCAAAGAAATCCAAGGTTTTGGCACTGAAGGGCAGCCCACTGCGCCGCGGTGTGTGCACCCGTGTTTACACGACGACCCCGAAGAAGCCGAACTCGGCTTTGCGTAAGGTCGCTCGTGTTCGCTTGAGCTCTGGCGTGGAAGTCACCGCCTACATCCCAGGTGAAGGCCACAACCTGCAGGAGCACTCCATCGTGCTCGTGCGCGGTGGTCGTGTGAAGGATCTTCCTGGCGTCCGTTACCACATCGTGCGTGGCGCTCTCGATACCCAGGGTGTTAAGGACCGTAAGCAGGGTCGTTCCCTCTACGGAGCAAAGAAGGCTAAGTAA
- a CDS encoding ABC transporter ATP-binding protein: MMNQQNRNKNKEVVLEARHVTRTFEKGRFTAVSDLSFRLRKGHITGLIGVNGAGKTTTIKMCATLLNPSSGQVLVHGVDTVTNPAAARECIGLMLGGSSGFYPRTSVRDNLLFFADIANVPARERKSEVDRVLAEVELTDLAGKKAYELSRGQYQRLHIARSLLGSPDILLLDEPTSGLDPDVALRIRSLIRSIALKGTAVLLTSHSMEEVEELADSFIVINHGRMKVAGQLADVAAYAHLSWTTTFDFSPTDSYDLPAVESYVGDFGRVMSRAFGGLWRVTVMWKDSAGMTEDRIRRLVSGLEEKFRTESVFTRTANLEDAFLAIAQMSDDEEGQA; this comes from the coding sequence ATGATGAATCAACAAAATCGGAATAAAAATAAGGAAGTGGTTCTGGAGGCGCGGCATGTCACCAGGACTTTCGAGAAGGGACGGTTCACCGCTGTCAGCGATCTGTCTTTTCGCCTTCGAAAAGGCCATATTACAGGCCTGATCGGCGTCAACGGGGCAGGAAAAACGACGACGATCAAAATGTGCGCGACCCTGCTCAACCCCAGCTCGGGACAGGTCTTAGTCCACGGAGTTGACACCGTGACTAATCCGGCGGCCGCCCGCGAATGCATCGGCCTCATGCTCGGAGGAAGTTCCGGCTTCTATCCGCGCACGTCGGTAAGGGACAATCTGCTTTTCTTTGCGGACATAGCCAATGTCCCGGCTCGAGAGCGCAAAAGCGAGGTGGACCGGGTCCTGGCCGAGGTGGAGCTGACCGACTTGGCCGGCAAGAAGGCCTATGAGCTTTCCCGGGGGCAGTATCAGCGTCTTCACATCGCCCGCAGTCTGCTGGGGTCGCCCGACATTCTTCTCCTGGATGAGCCGACTTCCGGCCTGGACCCGGACGTGGCCTTGCGCATCCGCAGCCTCATCCGGTCCATCGCCCTCAAAGGGACGGCCGTCCTGTTGACCTCCCACTCCATGGAGGAAGTGGAGGAACTGGCCGACTCTTTCATCGTCATCAACCACGGACGGATGAAAGTGGCTGGTCAGTTGGCTGATGTGGCGGCTTACGCCCATCTGTCCTGGACGACCACCTTTGATTTCAGCCCGACCGATTCGTATGACCTGCCCGCCGTTGAGTCTTATGTAGGGGATTTCGGCAGGGTCATGTCCCGGGCCTTCGGCGGACTGTGGAGGGTGACGGTCATGTGGAAGGATTCGGCCGGCATGACCGAGGACCGGATCAGGCGGTTGGTTTCCGGTTTGGAAGAAAAATTCCGGACCGAATCCGTCTTCACCCGGACGGCCAACTTGGAAGACGCCTTCCTGGCCATCGCCCAGATGTCGGATGATGAGGAGGGCCAGGCATGA
- a CDS encoding F0F1 ATP synthase subunit epsilon, which translates to MADSDKSVMKVDIAASDRPIWSGEATYVVVPATNGAMGILPDHEPILSLLTEGKLVVTEPSGNKHSFLVRDGFVSFDSNTVTVAVEHSSQEEYGFPEEADGSPKGKA; encoded by the coding sequence ATGGCTGACTCCGATAAGTCCGTCATGAAAGTGGACATCGCCGCTTCCGACCGGCCCATCTGGTCGGGGGAGGCCACCTACGTGGTCGTCCCGGCGACGAACGGCGCCATGGGCATCCTGCCCGACCACGAGCCCATTCTCTCCCTCTTGACCGAAGGCAAGCTGGTGGTGACCGAGCCGTCTGGAAACAAGCACAGTTTCCTGGTGCGCGATGGTTTCGTCTCCTTCGACTCCAATACGGTGACGGTGGCCGTGGAGCACAGTTCCCAAGAGGAGTATGGCTTCCCAGAGGAGGCGGATGGCTCCCCGAAGGGGAAGGCTTAA
- the atpD gene encoding F0F1 ATP synthase subunit beta, giving the protein MAQEYASTSLQAEQLDEAEAVKGRVTRVQGSVIDIEFPIGHMPDIYNALTVDIPAVGSVEGESSATITLEVEQHLGDSIVRAVALKPTDGLVRGAVVTDTGGPIEVPVGNVTLGHVFDVSGHILNKQDDEQIEVKEKWPIHRAAPRFDQLESKTEMFETGIKVIDLLTPYVQGGKIGLFGGAGVGKTVLIQEMIQRVAQNHGGVSVFAGVGERTREGNDLIGEMEEAGVLNKTALVFGQMDEPPGTRLRVPLTALTMAEYFRDVQNQDVLLFIDNIFRFTQAGSEVSTLLGRMPSAVGYQPNLADEMGSLQERITSTRGHSITSLQAIYVPADDYTDPAPATTFAHLDATTELSRDIASKGIYPAVDPLSSTSRILDPRYVGQAHYDCANRVKAILQRNKELQDIIALIGIDELGEEDKTTVARARRIEQFLGQNFYVAEKFTGRPGSYVPADETIEAFTRICDGVYDNVPEQAFSGIGGIEDLERKWHDLQKELGE; this is encoded by the coding sequence ATGGCACAGGAATATGCTTCTACGTCCCTTCAGGCCGAACAGCTGGATGAAGCTGAGGCGGTCAAGGGCCGTGTAACACGCGTGCAGGGCTCGGTGATCGACATCGAGTTCCCTATCGGACACATGCCTGATATTTACAATGCCTTGACGGTGGATATCCCCGCCGTGGGGTCTGTCGAGGGGGAAAGCAGTGCGACTATCACCCTGGAAGTCGAACAGCATCTGGGCGACTCCATCGTCCGCGCTGTGGCCCTGAAGCCGACCGACGGCCTAGTCCGCGGGGCCGTGGTCACCGATACCGGCGGCCCCATCGAAGTGCCGGTGGGCAATGTGACCTTGGGGCACGTTTTCGACGTCTCCGGCCACATCCTCAACAAGCAGGATGACGAGCAAATCGAAGTCAAGGAGAAGTGGCCCATTCACCGCGCCGCTCCTCGTTTCGACCAGCTCGAATCCAAGACCGAGATGTTCGAGACCGGCATCAAGGTGATCGACCTTCTGACCCCCTACGTGCAAGGCGGTAAGATCGGCCTCTTCGGAGGCGCAGGCGTGGGCAAGACCGTGCTGATTCAGGAGATGATCCAGCGCGTTGCCCAGAACCATGGCGGCGTGTCCGTCTTCGCCGGCGTGGGCGAGCGTACCCGTGAAGGCAACGATTTGATCGGCGAAATGGAAGAGGCAGGCGTTCTCAACAAGACCGCGCTTGTCTTCGGACAGATGGATGAGCCTCCGGGGACCCGTCTTCGCGTCCCTCTGACCGCCCTGACCATGGCCGAGTACTTCCGCGACGTGCAGAACCAGGATGTGCTGCTCTTCATCGACAACATCTTCCGCTTCACCCAGGCCGGTTCCGAGGTGTCCACCCTGCTGGGCCGTATGCCGTCCGCCGTGGGTTATCAGCCGAACCTGGCCGATGAGATGGGCTCCCTCCAGGAACGCATCACTTCCACCCGCGGTCACTCCATCACTTCCCTGCAGGCCATTTACGTGCCGGCCGATGATTACACCGACCCGGCCCCCGCCACCACCTTCGCCCATTTGGACGCAACCACCGAGTTGTCCCGTGACATCGCCTCCAAGGGTATCTACCCCGCTGTGGACCCCCTGTCTTCTACTTCCCGGATTCTGGACCCCCGCTACGTGGGCCAGGCCCATTACGATTGCGCCAACCGCGTCAAGGCCATCCTGCAGCGTAACAAGGAGCTCCAGGACATCATCGCCCTGATCGGCATCGATGAGCTGGGCGAAGAGGATAAGACCACCGTCGCCCGCGCCCGTCGCATCGAGCAGTTCCTGGGCCAGAACTTCTACGTGGCTGAAAAGTTCACCGGCCGTCCTGGTTCTTACGTGCCCGCTGACGAGACCATCGAGGCCTTCACCCGCATTTGCGACGGCGTTTACGACAACGTTCCCGAGCAGGCCTTCTCCGGAATCGGCGGCATCGAGGACCTGGAACGCAAGTGGCATGACCTGCAGAAGGAACTGGGTGAGTAG
- a CDS encoding F0F1 ATP synthase subunit gamma gives MASQLAFKSRIASTESLRKIFNAQEMIASSRIAKARGVALAAKPFSDAIFDAVRALAAHTHINHPILGKSEKNPRVAVLALTADRGMAGAYTSSIIRETETLLNRLEAEGKKPELFVYGRRGVSYYKYRNREVAGTWEGESEAPSVEMAARISQTLFDTYMAPASKGGVSEFYIVFTEFVNMVVQKVRILRMLPVEVKILSGEDDALAGLDAAEPQEINQPSQDAQAVSQSSKSDQKQVKASPLYSFEPSASEVLDNILPKYVQSRVHECLLTAAASETASRQNAMHTATDNARKLVDELTRKLNASRQASITQELTEIVGSADALKTEIE, from the coding sequence ATGGCATCACAGCTGGCATTTAAATCGCGCATCGCCTCCACCGAGTCCTTGAGGAAGATCTTCAACGCTCAGGAGATGATCGCGTCATCGCGCATCGCGAAGGCTCGTGGTGTCGCTCTTGCTGCCAAGCCGTTTTCCGATGCCATCTTCGACGCGGTTCGGGCTTTGGCCGCCCACACCCACATCAACCATCCCATCTTGGGCAAGAGCGAGAAGAACCCGCGGGTCGCGGTTCTCGCCCTGACGGCTGACCGGGGTATGGCCGGAGCCTATACCTCCTCCATCATCCGCGAGACCGAAACCCTTCTCAACCGTTTGGAGGCCGAAGGTAAGAAGCCCGAGCTTTTCGTCTACGGCCGTCGTGGGGTCTCCTATTACAAGTACCGCAACCGTGAGGTGGCCGGCACTTGGGAAGGAGAATCCGAGGCCCCCTCGGTAGAGATGGCCGCCAGGATCTCCCAGACCCTCTTCGACACCTACATGGCTCCCGCCTCCAAAGGCGGGGTGAGCGAGTTCTACATCGTTTTCACCGAATTCGTCAACATGGTGGTGCAGAAGGTCCGTATCCTCAGGATGCTGCCCGTCGAGGTGAAGATCCTGAGCGGGGAGGATGACGCCCTCGCCGGCTTGGATGCGGCCGAGCCCCAGGAAATCAACCAGCCCAGCCAGGATGCGCAGGCCGTGAGCCAGTCGTCCAAGTCGGACCAGAAGCAGGTGAAAGCCTCTCCGCTTTATTCCTTCGAGCCCAGCGCTTCGGAGGTCTTGGACAACATCTTGCCTAAGTATGTGCAGTCTCGCGTGCATGAATGCCTGCTGACCGCCGCCGCTTCGGAGACGGCCTCCCGGCAGAACGCCATGCATACGGCAACGGATAACGCCCGCAAATTGGTCGATGAGCTGACCCGCAAGCTGAACGCTTCCCGTCAGGCGTCGATTACGCAGGAACTTACTGAAATCGTCGGCAGCGCGGACGCGTTGAAGACGGAAATCGAATAG
- the atpA gene encoding F0F1 ATP synthase subunit alpha: MPELTIDPAAIRQALNDFVESYKPSSAPTQEVGYVKTAGDGIAQVEGLPGCMANELLTFEDGTLGLAFNLDAREIGVVILGDFIGIEEGQEVRRTGEVLSVPVGDGYLGRVVDPLGHPIDGLGEIQSEGRRILEAQAPDVMHRHPVDQPMETGIKAIDAMTPIGRGQRQLIIGDRQTGKTAIAIDTIINQKKNWETGDPSKQVRCIYVAVGQKGSTIASVRASLEDAGAMEYTTIVASPASDSAGFKYIAPYTGSAIGQHWMYNGKHVLIVFDDLSKQAEAYRSISLLLRRPPGREAYPGDVFYLHSRLLERCARLSDDMGGGSMTGLPIIETKANDVSAYIPTNVISITDGQIFLQSDLFNANQRPAVDVGISVSRVGGAAQTKALKKVSGTLKISLAQYRSLESFAMFASDLDAASKAQLTRGARLMELLKQPQFSPYSSEQEVVSIWTGTHGKLDDLDLADVLPFEHGLLDYVDHNTDILDVIHTTGDFTAETERKLAQAVDAYRRVYVKKDGTPLVNVKAEAAKLTKVEQEVISARPSGDRSGSNEPGEKAE; encoded by the coding sequence ATGCCAGAACTGACCATCGATCCCGCCGCGATTCGCCAGGCGCTCAACGATTTCGTTGAATCCTACAAGCCGTCTAGCGCACCGACCCAGGAAGTGGGATATGTGAAGACCGCCGGCGATGGCATCGCGCAGGTGGAGGGCTTGCCCGGCTGCATGGCCAACGAGCTGCTCACCTTCGAAGATGGCACCTTGGGCTTGGCTTTCAACCTTGACGCCCGCGAAATCGGCGTGGTTATCCTCGGTGATTTCATCGGCATCGAGGAGGGGCAGGAAGTCCGCCGTACCGGCGAAGTCCTGTCCGTCCCCGTGGGGGATGGCTACCTGGGCCGCGTCGTGGATCCCTTGGGGCATCCGATCGACGGCCTGGGTGAGATCCAAAGCGAAGGCCGCCGGATCCTGGAAGCCCAGGCTCCCGATGTGATGCACCGGCATCCGGTGGACCAGCCCATGGAGACCGGCATCAAGGCCATCGACGCCATGACCCCTATCGGCCGCGGCCAGCGTCAGCTCATCATCGGCGATCGCCAGACCGGTAAGACCGCCATCGCCATCGATACCATCATCAATCAGAAGAAGAACTGGGAGACCGGGGATCCTTCCAAGCAGGTCCGTTGCATCTATGTGGCCGTGGGCCAGAAGGGGTCCACCATCGCCTCCGTGCGCGCTTCCTTGGAAGACGCCGGAGCCATGGAATATACCACCATCGTGGCTTCCCCCGCTTCCGACTCCGCCGGTTTCAAATACATCGCCCCTTACACCGGTTCCGCCATCGGCCAGCACTGGATGTACAACGGCAAGCATGTGCTCATCGTCTTCGATGACCTGAGCAAGCAGGCCGAGGCCTATCGTTCGATCTCCCTGCTTCTGCGTCGTCCGCCGGGGCGTGAGGCTTACCCTGGCGATGTCTTCTACTTGCACTCCCGCTTGCTTGAGCGCTGCGCAAGGCTGTCCGATGACATGGGCGGCGGTTCCATGACCGGCCTTCCCATCATCGAGACCAAGGCGAATGACGTGTCCGCCTATATTCCTACCAACGTGATCTCCATCACCGATGGGCAGATCTTCCTCCAGTCCGACCTCTTCAACGCCAACCAGCGCCCGGCCGTGGACGTGGGCATCTCCGTCTCCCGCGTGGGTGGCGCCGCCCAGACCAAGGCCCTGAAGAAGGTCTCTGGAACCTTGAAGATCTCCTTGGCCCAGTACCGTTCGCTGGAATCCTTCGCCATGTTTGCCTCCGATTTGGACGCGGCCTCCAAGGCCCAGCTGACCCGTGGCGCCCGCCTGATGGAACTGCTCAAGCAGCCTCAGTTCTCTCCTTACAGTTCCGAGCAGGAAGTGGTTTCCATCTGGACCGGCACCCATGGCAAGCTGGATGACCTGGATTTGGCCGATGTGCTCCCCTTCGAGCATGGTCTTCTGGATTACGTGGACCACAACACCGACATCCTCGACGTCATCCATACGACCGGGGACTTCACCGCCGAGACCGAGCGGAAGCTGGCCCAGGCCGTGGACGCCTACCGTCGCGTGTACGTGAAGAAGGACGGCACTCCTCTGGTGAACGTGAAGGCCGAAGCCGCCAAGCTCACCAAGGTGGAACAGGAAGTCATCTCCGCCCGTCCTTCAGGCGACCGTTCCGGATCGAACGAGCCGGGCGAGAAAGCTGAGTAA
- a CDS encoding F0F1 ATP synthase subunit delta, which produces MHGETSLASEQSVRRYFGSRLKEDGLSAGRISQELFGFSAVLDSNRKLERALTDPSRSAQDKQALVSTILEGKVQPRTLEILRALVACQWSRVTDISNGVEDLAIDAVLYQADAEGKIGRVAVELAKIHSTILNLTAVRSYLSDPTVDPDKRVACLRTLLGGKNDLDPITMTLAEHATRDLRNRRYLSTLSWLIEKISDHSGEEVVTVTSAVPLTDQQTQRITDLYTQKLNHPVHINSVVDETVLGGLRIQVGAQVTDTTVVAQLHDLQRVL; this is translated from the coding sequence ATGCACGGAGAGACATCACTCGCGTCTGAGCAGTCGGTAAGGCGGTACTTCGGTTCCCGTCTGAAGGAGGACGGCCTGTCCGCAGGCCGGATCTCCCAGGAGCTTTTCGGCTTCTCCGCGGTCTTGGACTCCAACCGGAAGCTGGAAAGGGCCCTGACCGACCCCTCCCGTTCGGCGCAAGACAAGCAAGCGCTCGTCTCCACCATCCTCGAAGGCAAAGTGCAACCGAGGACCTTGGAGATTCTGCGGGCCTTGGTCGCCTGCCAGTGGAGCCGGGTCACCGACATCTCCAACGGGGTGGAGGACCTGGCCATCGACGCCGTCCTTTACCAGGCCGACGCCGAAGGCAAGATCGGCCGCGTGGCCGTGGAACTGGCCAAGATTCATTCCACCATCCTCAACCTGACCGCCGTGCGCTCCTACCTGTCCGACCCCACCGTGGATCCGGACAAGCGGGTCGCCTGCCTGCGGACCCTGTTGGGGGGCAAAAACGATTTGGACCCCATCACCATGACCTTGGCCGAACACGCGACCCGGGACCTGCGCAACCGGCGTTATCTCTCCACCCTTTCCTGGTTGATCGAGAAGATCTCCGACCATTCCGGGGAAGAGGTCGTCACGGTGACTTCGGCCGTTCCCCTGACCGACCAGCAGACCCAGCGTATTACCGATCTTTATACACAGAAACTCAATCATCCCGTCCACATCAACTCGGTCGTCGACGAGACCGTCCTCGGCGGCCTGCGCATCCAGGTGGGGGCTCAGGTGACTGATACAACAGTTGTGGCACAGCTGCATGATTTGCAGCGGGTGCTGTAG
- a CDS encoding F0F1 ATP synthase subunit B, which produces MISAEGSSSISLFVPETYDMFWSLVVLVVLAVFFFVFFMPRFQKIFDERARRIEGNMEKAEKASQEAEAAKQKYEDQLKNARVEASKIRDNARAEATNIIADARSRAESEAKQISDKAQKSIESQQRQALVALKGEVGSLATALAGKILDTQLQSSAVQDSMIDSMISNMEGTGSAEGLKSQESR; this is translated from the coding sequence GTGATCTCAGCCGAAGGCTCATCCAGTATCTCGCTTTTCGTCCCGGAAACCTACGACATGTTCTGGTCGCTCGTGGTCCTCGTGGTCCTTGCTGTTTTCTTCTTCGTCTTCTTCATGCCCAGGTTCCAGAAGATCTTCGATGAGCGCGCGCGCCGCATCGAAGGGAACATGGAAAAGGCAGAGAAGGCCAGCCAAGAGGCGGAAGCGGCCAAGCAGAAGTATGAGGATCAGCTGAAGAACGCTCGTGTGGAGGCCTCCAAGATCCGCGACAACGCCCGCGCCGAGGCGACCAACATCATCGCCGACGCCCGGTCCCGCGCGGAATCGGAGGCCAAGCAGATCTCTGATAAAGCCCAGAAGTCCATCGAGTCCCAACAAAGGCAGGCTCTGGTCGCCCTCAAGGGCGAAGTCGGTTCTTTGGCCACCGCCTTGGCCGGCAAAATCCTGGATACCCAGCTGCAGAGCAGCGCCGTGCAGGATTCCATGATCGATTCCATGATTTCGAACATGGAAGGCACCGGATCCGCGGAAGGCCTGAAGAGCCAGGAGAGTCGGTGA
- the atpE gene encoding ATP synthase F0 subunit C — protein MDLVTLAAVGGNLSVLGYGLATLGPSIGLGMIFGKALESTARQPEVSNKLNTIMYIGFAVVEVLGLLGFVTFLMAR, from the coding sequence ATGGATCTCGTGACACTCGCAGCTGTCGGCGGTAACTTGAGCGTGCTCGGCTACGGTCTGGCTACTCTAGGCCCCAGTATCGGTCTGGGCATGATCTTCGGCAAGGCTCTGGAATCCACCGCCCGCCAGCCCGAAGTGAGCAACAAGCTCAACACCATCATGTACATTGGCTTCGCCGTGGTCGAGGTTTTGGGCCTGCTGGGCTTCGTCACTTTCCTTATGGCCAGATAG